The DNA region ATGATATAGTTCAGCACAATTGCGATTAGAATAACGATTGTGGAGAAAAACAACGCATTGGAAGGAACCTTCCTGTTATTCAATCGTGTAAACGACTTGGGTGCGTTGCGATCCTTCGCCATGGAGAACACCATACGACTTGTACTGAAAATGGCGCTGTTACAAGCCGAAGCAGCAGACGTAAGCACCACAAAATTAACAATGCCGGCAGCTGCCGCAATACCTACGGCTGCGAACACCTGAACAAATGGACTTTCACTAGGCACAATGGCGTTCCATGGGTAGATGCTCATAATAATCAGCAGTGCGCCAACATAAAAGAGCAGTACACGGATGGGAATCTGGTTAATCGCTCTCGGAATAACCTTCTCCGGATTCTCGGTTTCCCCTGCAGTCAGTCCCACCAGTTCCATGCCTACAAAGGCGAATACAACCATCTGGAATGAAATCAGGAATCCATGCATTCCGTTCGGAAACCATCCCCCATAACTCCACAGATTGGTGAAACTCGCAGGACCCTGATCCGTCGTAAACCCTTTGAAGATCATATATAGACCAACAACGATGAGTGCGAGAATGGCTACTACTTTAATCAGAGCAAACCAGAATTCCATTTCACCAAACAGCTTGACCGTCGCCAGATTCATGATCAGCAAAATGACCAGCGCAATCAATCCGGGCATCCACTGCGGAACGTTCGGAAACCAGAATTGCGTATACAAACCAACAGCCGTAATGTCAGCCATGGCAATGGAGATCCAGCAGAACCAGTAGGTCCAGCCTGTAATAAATGCCGCCATATTTCCCAGGTAATCACGCACAAAATCGACAAAAGAATGATACTGCAGGTTGCTTAGCAACAATTCCCCCAACGCACGCATAATGAGGAATAGCACAACCCCTGTAATGATATAGGCCAGCAAAATGGATGGACCTGTCAGTTGTATCGTTTTGCCTGCTCCGAGAAACAGACCTGTACCGATCGCACCTCCAATCGCCATCAATTGCACATGCCTGTTCTTCAATCCCCGTGTTAAAGTTTCTTCTTGCATGGTAACCACTCACTCTCTTTCTGTACATGCTCTCTACGATGCCCAACTTGTATACAACTCATCATATAATAATCTGAAGAGAATACCTATCCCTCTTTTAGGATTATGAATGGGAATCTCTTTGCGTGTTTTCTTCAGGGGGCGCAAATGCATATGTATTTCGTTTTCGATACAAGGTTGACTTTCTGCATCCCGTTTTTTATGCTGAAAAAAGCAACTCATCCGCAGACAAGTCGCTTCCTATACACTCTATTTTATCCATACCACCTTGTAACTTGTGATCTCATTGCTTCGCCTTATAAAACTCGTGATACAGTTTCATCAGCGCCCTTTTCTCTATCCGTGATACGTAGGAGCGTGAGATGCCAAGTTCCTTGGCAATCTCGCGTTGGGTACGCTCTTCCCCTCCTGCCTCCAGGCCAAATCGGCCAATCACAACTTCCTTCTCCCGATCATCCAAGATATCGAGATTGCGGTAAATCTTACTTTTTTCAATCTTGAGTTGCACCTTATCTACAACGTCGTCGGCTTCTGTTCCGAGGATATCAATAAGAGTGATTTCATTGCCCTCTTTGTCCGTTCCTATCGGATCGTGAAGGGATACGTCTTTACGTGTTTTCTTCAGTGAGCGCAAATGCATAAGTATTTCGTTTTCGATACACCGGGCAGCAAACGTAGCGAGTTTGGTCCCTTTGCCTTGTTGAAAACTTTCGATCGCCTTAATCAAACCAATCGTTCCGATGGAAATCAGGTCTTCCTGGTCTTCGCCAGTATTGTCAAATTTCTTGACGATATGCGCAACGAGGCGCAGATTGTGTTCGATAAGCAAATTACGGGAATGTGCATTGCCTTCAGCCATGAGGCGTAAATGCTTGGCTTCATCATCCTCAGCCAATGGCTGGGGAAATGCATTATTTTTGACATACGAGACGAGTAACGTTAACTCTTTGATGAACAGGGCAATTGCGGTAAACAATCCGGGCACAGATGACACCTCCTGCAGTTTTACAACGATCTGGCCTGAGCACATGTGGGAACAGGGTCGATTTATTGTATGTAGGCAGGGGCCCATAAGTGCACGTACACTTGAAAAAGGAAATGGACTCGTGATGATTTCATACACTCACTGAAACGATGGAGCCCACCTTTTGAAGCAGTAGGAATTCTTTCTCGACACTTTCGATAAAATATTTTTTCTCGCCGAATATAACGACATCACTTTCAGATAATTGAACTTCGCTTTTGAAATAGATAAAATTATCCGTTTCTCTGAATGCACCTTTGTAGTAAAACATGTCATCGACCCCCTCATAGCCCCAGCCCTCAAGCGAGGCAATAGTGTTAGTGTTAGCCGTGCTCTTTTTTCTAAAGAACCCAGGACGCCTTATTGGGACACCAAGCCCTTTTTTTCAAACGTAAGGAACACCAGACACGTTATTCCCAAAAATTATCATAAAAACGCTACAAACGGACCCCAATTCCGAAATAACGTGTCTCAGATTCCTTAGCCCACTGTAGGCGCTTCAAACCCTTAAATAACGTGTCTCAGATTCGGCAGCACTCACCCCTGTGTGAAACTATCAGACTATTAAAAATGTCAAAATGTTGGTTTCCATTTAAACAGAAAATAAAGAAAATTTCCACCTCTTATCTTCTACGCATGTCTGAAAGATACGTTCAATTGTCTCTGAGCGCATATACGAACAAGGACGAACTCTTGGGTCACAGGCAGAGGTTTAGGAATCGCACGTAGTAGATTCAAAAAAGGAAGACTCTCTTCAACATGCTCTCAGCAACACTAGAGCCTGTCATTCATGGATGGGAGAAACAAGAACCAAGCCGATGGCTTAACTCACGTACCAAAAACCTCAGCTCTGTATACTACAGAACTGAGGCTGACAGTCATTAACGACATTAACGACATGAAGGCCTGTGACTACTTAAAGATGCGTTGAGAGAATTGATACAACCCGCTGTTCCAGACAGACGGCTCGTGCCCACCCACATCCTGATACCAGGTATGCGGAATGTTCATGCTGCCCAAGCCGTTTTTGAAATTCTGGCTGACCCACAACAGACCGTCACTCGCTCCACAGGATATCCATAACAATTTGAGTTTACTTACTACTTGTCCCGGATTGGTGACCAGCTCCGACACTTGCTTGGTATTCGGTGCTGCGGAGAAAGCTCCTACCCAGGCGAAGGTATCCAGGTTCTTCAACCCAAAATTGAGGGATTGCCCGCCACCCATAGACAGACCTGCCAATGCACGACTATTCTGATTTTTGTAAACTGGATAATTTGCTTCGATATGAGGAATCAGATCCTTGAGCAAGTCCTGTTCAAATCTCTCAAATGCAGCCACTTTATCCGGGGCAAAAATGTCACCGACCGGGCGATCATCCTTCATGGCGCGACCATTGGGGAATACCACGATCATCTGTGACAGCTTGCCTTCGGAATACAGGTTGTCCAGAATATTTTTTGGTTTC from Paenibacillus sp. JNUCC-31 includes:
- a CDS encoding amino acid permease, which codes for MQEETLTRGLKNRHVQLMAIGGAIGTGLFLGAGKTIQLTGPSILLAYIITGVVLFLIMRALGELLLSNLQYHSFVDFVRDYLGNMAAFITGWTYWFCWISIAMADITAVGLYTQFWFPNVPQWMPGLIALVILLIMNLATVKLFGEMEFWFALIKVVAILALIVVGLYMIFKGFTTDQGPASFTNLWSYGGWFPNGMHGFLISFQMVVFAFVGMELVGLTAGETENPEKVIPRAINQIPIRVLLFYVGALLIIMSIYPWNAIVPSESPFVQVFAAVGIAAAAGIVNFVVLTSAASACNSAIFSTSRMVFSMAKDRNAPKSFTRLNNRKVPSNALFFSTIVILIAIVLNYIMPEGVFTLITSVSTVCFIFVWGIMVICHLRYRRTRPELAGRSRFRLPLYPFSNYLILAFLVFVLVILALAEDTRVALLVTPVWFVLMAVMYICKKKSA
- a CDS encoding alpha/beta hydrolase; amino-acid sequence: MKKRLSVILNLSIAAALLVPTMAFATESKEGVTTAALQEIGSGTASVSNDTNENSLTASAVVPAPPGYDAYRNNIPHGNMNLISYYSTTVGNSRKAMVYTPPGYSPNKKYNVLYLLHGIGGDEYEWVNAMKPKNILDNLYSEGKLSQMIVVFPNGRAMKDDRPVGDIFAPDKVAAFERFEQDLLKDLIPHIEANYPVYKNQNSRALAGLSMGGGQSLNFGLKNLDTFAWVGAFSAAPNTKQVSELVTNPGQVVSKLKLLWISCGASDGLLWVSQNFKNGLGSMNIPHTWYQDVGGHEPSVWNSGLYQFSQRIFK
- the sigK gene encoding RNA polymerase sporulation sigma factor SigK, which gives rise to MPGLFTAIALFIKELTLLVSYVKNNAFPQPLAEDDEAKHLRLMAEGNAHSRNLLIEHNLRLVAHIVKKFDNTGEDQEDLISIGTIGLIKAIESFQQGKGTKLATFAARCIENEILMHLRSLKKTRKDVSLHDPIGTDKEGNEITLIDILGTEADDVVDKVQLKIEKSKIYRNLDILDDREKEVVIGRFGLEAGGEERTQREIAKELGISRSYVSRIEKRALMKLYHEFYKAKQ